TTTCAACGGAAAATACCATTTACAGGGATTTCAATCGAGATACCTGAATAGGGCATTAGTTgattcttgagttcttgaatcGAATGTAGTGGAATGATGAATTTATTTCTTCGCCTTTTTGACAATAAATCATAATTCTCGTGGAGAATAGGCGAATATACGAGATTATACTGACCAGTACATAAGATTCGATTAAGGTCTGAATAATCAGGAATCCTATCTtcttttttaacataaaaatccgAACTAAATAATTTTTGCCTCGCCTGATCATTGGTTACTGAGAGGTTAGAAGTATATCTTCGCTTGCCAGAAAGAGAATGCGCATTCATTTGATCCTGAATCTTGTGGATCGAAAGGTAGACTAGACTGGACCTGCACGGCCCTCCTAATAATATCCATAAATGACTTGTTTTTGGTAATAGATGAACATTACCGTATGTAAATTCGGGTGCATGATATACATCGGTACTCAAGTGCATTTCTCCATCTGAATCAGAATAAATATGTTTTCGAACCTTCTCTTTAAAATTCAAAGTGGATATTCCTGCGCGAATCTCAGCAATTACTTGTTCTGGTTCTACATATTGATCGTTTTGAACTAAAAGAAAACTTTTGGGTGGAATATTCACATTATGTAGAATATCTTCACTCTCAATAGTTACATACAAGTCTATAGAACATAGAAAGGTGGGATGCCCATGACGTGTACATGTCGGATGAACCAAATCctcattgaattttatttttccattagATGGGACTCGCACATGTTCTGCAGTACCCCCCGTGAATACTCCTCCGGTATGAAAAGTTCTTAATGTTAATTGAGTACCCGGTTCTCCAATCGATTGACCTGCAATAATACCTACAGCTTCCCCCAACTCAACCAGGTCGCCATGAGTAGGACTCCAGCCATAACATAATCGACAAATCCAAGATGTACTCCTACAAGTAAAGGGAGTTCGAATAGAGATTGGTTGTTCCCGAAAGGTTATGAATCAATTTACAATTCCAATGCCAATGTCTTGATTTCTAGTGGCAATACATCGCGAACCCATATATATATCATCTGCTAATACACGGCCAATTAATGTTCCTTTCCGGCATCATCCCATTCTGAGGACTCACAGAAATACCCCGGGCGGTGCCACAATCCGTTCGATGGACAACAATGTGTTGAACTACTTCAACAAGTCTGCGAGTGAGATATCCAGCGTCTGATGTTCGTACAGCAGTATCCACAACTCCTTTACGAGCTCCGTAGCAAGAAATGATGTATTCTGTTAAAGAGAGTCCTTCGCGCAAATTGCTTTGAATAGGTAAATCAATCATTTGTCCTTGACGATCCGACATTAATCCTCTCATACCTACTAATTGATGTACCTGAGATGCATTTCCTCTAGCTCCCGAGAAAGACATTATATGAACTGGATTAAAAGGGTCAGTCATCCTAAAATTCGAATTCATTTCTTGTCGCAAATATTCACTTGTAGCATACCATATTTCAATGGATTGACGTAATTTTTCTACCGCGTGTACATTCCCATAATGATGGTGTTTTTCCAAAATCAAACTTTTTTGTTCAGCATCTTGAACGAGTCATCCCTTAGAAGGTATTGTTAAAAGGTCATCAATTCCTAATGAAATGGATGTAGCAGTAGCTTGTTGGAACCCCAAAGTTTTTACTTGATCCAGGATATGTGATGTATATGCCATTCCGAAGTGCTCTATTAATCTACTAATAAGTCGTTTCATGGCAGTTCCGTCTATCGCTTTATTGTGAAAGACCAGATTG
The genomic region above belongs to Capsicum annuum cultivar UCD-10X-F1 unplaced genomic scaffold, UCD10Xv1.1 ctg10890, whole genome shotgun sequence and contains:
- the LOC124890053 gene encoding DNA-directed RNA polymerase subunit beta''-like, with translation MNSNFRMTDPFNPVHIMSFSGARGNASQVHQLVGMRGLMSDRQGQMIDLPIQSNLREGLSLTEYIISCYGARKGVVDTAVRTSDAGYLTRRLVEVVQHIVVHRTDCGTARGISVSPQNGMMPERNINWPCISR